The following are encoded in a window of Chaetodon auriga isolate fChaAug3 chromosome 24, fChaAug3.hap1, whole genome shotgun sequence genomic DNA:
- the LOC143317148 gene encoding uncharacterized protein LOC143317148 yields MMKTLWLALYLTYLFLGRIAQTTDLKSSTYLHQESGFLSADVGDNVTLRCFYEGNAVMFNWYKQTLGQKPRLVSTYYKFDKNGNFHNEFENDPRFILDTEIGKNHLQMTDLRISDSATYYCTTSYYYTVEFGEGIFVSVKGSGVNVPALVHQSASETIQPGGSVTLNCTVHTGTCDEEHSVYWFKNSEESHPGLIYTHGGRNDQCERKPNTQTHTCVYNLPLKSLNLSHAGTDYCAVASCGHILFGNGTKLDFKDEADFLSLTLVCFLSGALAFTTILVVLLAFAAYRMYKTTSCQCTESQTRSSVAVASNAEGCQDADNLHYAALKTNKASRPTRQRDDTWSECVYSSVRQ; encoded by the exons ATGATGAAGACTCTGTGGTTGGCTTTGTATTTGACTTATCTGTTCTTGGGAAGAATCG ctcagaCAACTGATCTGAAATCATCCACATATTTACATCAAGAAAGTGGATTTTTATCAGCAGATGTCGGTGACAATGTAACTTTGCGATGTTTCTATGAAGGTAACGCAGTGATGTTCAACTGGTATAAACAAACTCTGGGACAGAAACCAAGACTCGTCTCCACTTACTACAAGTTtgacaaaaatggaaattttcacaatgaatttgaaaatgATCCACGTTTCATATTAGATACTGAAATCGGTAAAAATCACTTGCAGATGACAGATCTGCGCATTTCAGATTCAGCTACTTACTACTGTACAACTAGCTATTATTACACCGTTGAATTTGGAGAGGGcatttttgtcagtgtaaaGGGTTCAGGTGTGAACGTCCCAGCTTTGGTCCATCAGTCAGCGTCTGAGACCATCCAGCCAGGAGGCTCTGTGACTCtgaactgtacagtacacactgggacctgtgatgaagaacacagtgtttactgGTTCAAAAACTCTGAAGAGTCTCATCCAGGACTCATTTACACTCATGGAGGCAGGAATGAtcagtgtgagaggaaacccaacacacaaacacacacctgtgtctacAACTTGCCACTGAAGAGCCTGAATCTGTCTCATGCTGGGACCGACTACTGCGCTGTTGCCTCATGTGGACACATACTGTTTGGAAATGGGACCAAACTGGACTTTAAAG ATGAGGcagactttctttctctcaccttGGTGTGTTTCTTGAGTGGAGCTTTGGCATTCACCACCATCCTGGTTGTTTTACTGGCGTTTGCAGCATATAGAATGTACAAGACAACCAGCTGCCAGTGCACAG AGTCGCAGACAAGATCCTCTGTTGCTGTGGCTTCCAATGCAGAG GGTTGCCAAGATGCAGACAACCTCCATTATGCTgctttaaagacaaacaaagccagcagaccgacaagacagagagacgacacctggagtgaatgtgtgtactcCAGTGTTCGGCAGTAG